One genomic region from Drosophila busckii strain San Diego stock center, stock number 13000-0081.31 chromosome 3R, ASM1175060v1, whole genome shotgun sequence encodes:
- the LOC108601826 gene encoding myb-like protein Q yields MMVRPNRRKGIEEVYGSKLEPMQTGRQQPLPNPTMNKTATMRVNSSRQSDSRTQRSYMTANDYYITTNLPLDATNMRTAPSNLITHGSKTNHIPVQMQHTNAQPTPYGNMSGRRQKASARQQQLMPQQQAQQQQQQQLPKAHFNSIDAKQLSSKSHVHGHAHGHSSHTHVHSKPIQRGVYAINPELEVAANDFSEKDQMMASTSRHSYQPHPHPHAHPPQHQLHQQQQLMLPNSSNSNNNNNNSSSGNNNNKHHHHHTQKHQRQAHSHPHPQPHTRGMQLPTVTEEDDNDDPEEFFDLIRQTVQSAIGTTITDLMNRNFRELGSKMERFSNDLKITNEQMDKLQAEVCNKVMQYGEENSRHFRYLCMKSEYDKMFYQHQTMITNAAPSTDMASTPIANTSQCYLNMAPSTSRAPKQAATAGKIKSVKQQLAGRKADRNVKNMSSDCIKVQNPCVCRSTSKSPKQQTLDAQQSTSEQSVNAKSSDIGVHEVLGQIQRYCTQMQLNEIKDEQQQPKYGSQMHMGDKLSNRSTATLPGESATAVAKGQLQVHASKQTASVTTAAMRTPAETPIDSMDEMEIDNFEYSSDEMSSFSDDSDMKFHGNTTARPPLQSNRGQPTIIIGNNGAGDA; encoded by the exons ATGATGGTGCGCCCCAATCGTCGCAAGGGCATTGAAGAAGTTTACGGCAGCAAGTTAGAGCCCATGCAAACCGGTCGGCAACAACCTCTGCCTAATCCCACCATGAACAAGACTGCCACCATGCGAGTTAACTCTTCGCGTCAGTCAGACTCACGTACCCAACGCAGCTACATGACGGCCAATGACTACTATATAACCACCAATCTGCCATTGGATGCCACCAACATGCGCACTGCGCCCAGCAATCTAATCACCCACGGCTCCAAAACTAATCATATACCGGTGCAGATGCAGCATACAAATGCGCAGCCTACACCTTACGGCAACATGTCCGGCCGGCGTCAAAAGGCTAGcgcgcgccagcagcagctgatgccgcagcaacaggcacagcagcagcagcagcaacaattgccaaaggCACACTTTAATTCCATTGATGCGAAGCAATTGAGCAGCAAGAGCCATGTCCATGGGCATGCACATGGACATAGCAGtcatacacatgtacacagCAAGCCGATACAgcgcggcgtatacgcaatcaaTCCAGAATTAGAAGTGGCTGCTAATGACTTTTCCGAGAAAGATCAGATGATGGCGTCTACTTCGCGCCATTCATATCAGCCACATCCACATCCGCATGCACATCCTCCGCAGCATCAgctgcatcagcaacagcaactgatgctgcccaacagcagcaacagcaacaacaacaacaacaacagcagcagcggcaacaacaacaataagcatcatcatcatcacacACAGAAGCATCAGCGTCAGGCAcactcacacccacacccacagccacacacacgtGGCATGCAACTACCCACAGTTACCGAAGAGGATGACAACGACGATCCGGAGGAGTTCTTTGATTTAATACGTCAAACTGTGCAGTCCGCCATTGGC ACTACTATAACCGATTTGATGAATCGCAATTTTCGCGAGTTGGGTAGCAAAATGGAACGCTTCTCCAATGATCTCAAAATAACCAATGAGCAAATGGACAAGCTCCAAGCTGAAGTCTGCAATA AGGTGATGCAGTATGGCGAGGAGAACTCACGCCACTTTCGCTATTTGTGCATGAAGTCTGAGTATGATAAAATGTTTTATCAGCATCAGACCATGATCACAAACGCTGCGCCATCAACGGACATGGCTTCCACGCCCATTGCCAACACATCGCAGTGTTATCTGAATATGGCGCCAAGCACCTCGCGAGCGCCAAAGCAGGCAGCAACTGCAGGCAAAATCAAAAGCGTTAAGCAGCAATTGGCTGGCAGAAAGGCAGACAGAAACGTAAAAAATATGTCCAGCGATTGCATTAAAGTGCAGAATCCTTGTGTATGCCGCAGCACTTCCAAGTCGCCGAAGCAACAGACGCTGGACGCTCAACAATCGACTTCTGAGCAAAGCGTAAACGCCAAGTCCTCAGACATAGGCGTGCATGAAGTTCTCGGGCAAATACAACGCTATTGCACACAGATGCAGCTAAATGAGATCAAAgatgagcagcaacagcccaaATATGGCTCCCAAATGCACATGGGCGACAAGCTGAGCAACCGTAGCACAGCCACGCTGCCAGGCGAATCAGCAACTGCTGTTGCCAAAGGTCAGTTGCAGGTGCATGcatcaaagcaaacagcatcGGTTACTACTGCTGCGATGCGCACGCCAGCGGAGACACCCATTGATAGTATGGATGAGATGGAGATTGACAACTTTGAGTACAGCTCCGATGAGATGTCCTCGTTCAGCGATGATAGCGACATGAAGTTTCATGGCAACACCACAGCGCGTCCGCCGCTGCAGTCCAACAGAGGCCAGCCCACCATAATCATAGGCAACAATGGTGCTGGAGATGCCTAG
- the LOC108604686 gene encoding uncharacterized protein LOC108604686 codes for MLSAELASTALLNASYQRSNGPTKDEVCLSTLYEKCAKPTTTTATEAAAMTKQLTTTNATNAASSITQSANLAPTVISPTTAAATTTTTTTTDGATPETTTKIQTTAATTLTKAATTTTTAATATATSDASGRSAALERAYVHDVYEHCEEPTGPVRPRVAQFLGNLEPGSVVCDVGCGSGRYLTQCNPAICTIGVDRCYRLNKVAHERGGEVALCDNLELPFRDDSFDAVLSLAVVHHFATTERRVRALRELARILRIGGRVVITVWALEQRHRRFESQDVLIPWQPPKNRTYSYSYSDEEDDDDFLPPYHAYTEDSTNSSRSAGDGDSSSLSSSSPGESCYSFVRRAIQKLAGGRRHAWFLDSWTSKDTKNDSSLDYEDAKDLPIELRRLEDFEDFHDPPLTASLKSRSLGSILQPPPRQIVRSRSSVPSLGGPLLPGETKASAAAALLLSAPEAQQLNGGHSPTATASAGNTLARRPKLIKQKQSLCDDDNAQLQPNEANGPSQGSAYQIVSSYNSASGVSSSLYTRSGCYAANYHQHASAAATATPATGAAIGAPGGQLPSFLRKQSSLNEELMAGNRLREKERVRKRIQKQTSLNEAFLCRSAMFSKRLQVIREGFTTKIKSSTGSLERVTKTGLNKLMQNIKSAPPTQAPSPTAVNPQQQQQQSSSSSNNNNNNKQLSTPVTHTHQHHHHHASSAAGSFSAHVLANVSAGPVSYCSSIDCSMANACHCSAYHQECVACVESEQAKVRRHSRESGSDSSKDSSLQSDTSIESEDSFASVIFIPKPEQQQQQQQLQMQQHSNSSSSNSSSSNGQGNAAANTTTVTTTRPPPTHSVPTSPLIMPCPPTPAHSPAATQGTVTSPPQSMAAVSAAMAILTPAAKPARFSFDDAHIKQQREQQTIAAHKITRQTIREMPPIPKFRKQQSLQLARQNFPIVRRASGSGVASSSALNAKLLSLELFNPATDDLDSDSSEPSSPDSIDSVISAPRSAQLLSAPSTSTAKSSDESESALAQTISINKEQYHKGELQINNATPNTNDIILNADSAPLLPEKRESGQAQQPQDCAEFAEQLTAQLQRELDDKSNRADCRSLDGIGDIGEYLNAGAKKRSNGDLTSLRDELRERRLMLANLSTQPSLQHSPMSSSTSSLSSQTRSFTIHEEQEGEDEENERSYSLGIYEHCKISKFNYKRNCHYNLNPETAYLLQDDGDSDVRDDEDPIPEEDEDAEALEALSGDQLGEGMVCLRGRAPPTANSSGNDYGQRRRNLGAIKSVTSSASSSTETAPGTPQQSQQQQSLQQVNSTDSVEHSNSSTASLDSPSQGGATTHHRYYHVFREGELDALINHHVASLHIVSSYYERASWCVVAEKVQVWTI; via the exons ATGTTATCAGCGGAACTGGCTTCGACGGCTTTGTTAAATGCGAGTTATCAGCGCAGCAACGGCCCAACAAAAG atgaGGTTTGCCTGTCAACGTTATACGAGAAGTGCGCAAAaccaacgacaacaacagcaactgaagcagcagcaatgaccaaacaattgacaacaacaaacgcaacaAATGCAGCGTCTAGCATAACGCAAAGTGCAAATTTAGCGCCTACGGTTATATCgccaactacagcagcagcgacgacgacgacgacaacaacaacagatggCGCAACGccagagacaacaacaaagatacaaacaactgctgcaacaacactaacaaaagctgcaacaacaacaacaacagcagcaactgcaactgcaacgagTGATGCTAGCGGCCGTTCAGCTGCTCTTGAGCGTGCCTATGTGCATGATGTTTACGAGCATTGTGAGGAGCCGACAGGACCAGTGCGCCCTAGGGTGGCACAATTTCTGGGAAATCTGGAGCCCGGCTCTGTGGTCTGCGATGTCGGCTGCGGCAGTGGGCGTTACTTAACCCAATGTAACCCGGCCATATGCACCATTGGCGTTGACCGCTGCTATCGTCTCAACAAAGTGGCACACGAAAGAGGCGGCGAG GTGGCGCTGTGCGATAATCTGGAGCTGCCGTTCCGTGATGACAGCTTCGATGCAGTGCTGTCCTTGGCTGTAGTACATCACTTTGCCACCACAGAGCGCCGTGTGCGGGCGCTTAGGGAATTGGCGCGCATCTTGCGCATTGGTGGCCGTGTGGTTATCACAGTGTGGGCCCTGGAGCAGCGACATCGACGCTTTGAGTCGCAGGATGTGCTTATACCCTGGCAGCCGCCCAAGAATCGCACTTACTCATATTCGTATTCGGATGAGGAGGATGACGATGACTTTCTGCCGCCCTATCATGCCTACACAGAGGACTCCACCAACTCCAGTCGCTCGGCGGGCGACGGCGACAGCTCTAGCTTAAGCTCATCCTCGCCAGGCGAGTCCTGCTACAGCTTTGTGCGACGTGCTATACAG aaATTGGCTGGTGGACGCCGACATGCCTGGTTTCTGGATTCGTGGACTTCTAAGGATACCAAAAACGACAGCAGCCTGGACTATGAGGATGCCAAGGATCTGCCCATTGAGCTGCGTCGCCTGGAGGACTTTGAGGACTTTCATGATCCACCACTCACGGCTAGCCTCAAATCACGCAGTCTGGGCAGCATCTTACAGCCGCCGCCACGCCAAATTGTGCGCTCTCGCTCCAGCGTACCCAGCCTGGGCGGTCCATTGCTGCCAGGTGAGACCAAAGCAAGTGCGGCTGCAGCGCTGCTACTAAGCGCGCCCGAGGCACAACAGCTCAACGGCGGGCACTCGCCCACAGCTACTGCCAGCGCTGGCAACACGCTCGCCCGCCGACCCAAGCTCATCAAGCAGAAGCAATCGCTctgcgacgacgacaacgcTCAACTGCAGCCGAACGAAGCCAATGGGCCCAGCCAAGGCAGCGCGTATCAAATAGTTAGCAGCTATAACAGCGCCAGCGGCGTTAGCAGCAGTCTCTATACGCGCAGCGGTTGCTATGCAGCCAATTATCATCAACATgcctcagctgcagcaacagccacgccagcaacaggagcagcaaTTGGCGCGCCTGGTGGACAGCTGCCCAGCTTTCTCCGCAAGCAGAGCTCACTCAATGAGGAGCTGATGGCCGGCAATCGACTGCGTGAGAAGGAGCGCGTGCGTAAGCGCATTCAAAAGCAGACGTCATTGAATGAGGCGTTCCTCTGCCGCTCGGCCATGTTCTCTAAGCGGCTGCAGGTCATACGCGAGGGTTTCACCACTAAAATCAAAAGCTCGACGGGCAGTCTGGAGCGCGTAACCAAAACCGGACTCAACAAGCTCATGCAGAACATCAAAAGCGCTCCGCCAACTCAAGCGCCATCACCAACTGCAGTCaatccgcagcagcagcagcagcagtcgagcagcagcagcaacaacaacaacaacaataagcagctaAGCACACcagttacgcatacgcatcagcatcatcatcatcatgcaAGTAGCGCTGCGGGCAGTTTTAGTGCTCATGTGCTGGCCAATGTAAGCGCCGGACCTGTGAGCTACTGCAGCAGCATAGACTGCAGCATGGCCAATGCTTGCCATTGCAGCGCTTATCATCAGGAGTGCGTCGCTTGCGTGGAGAGCGAGCAAGCCAAGGTACGCCGGCATTCGCGTGAGTCTGGCTCGGACTCCTCCAAGGACAGCAGTCTGCAGTCGGACACCAGTATTGAGTCGGAGGATAGCTTCGCCTCGGTTATATTTATACCCAAGccggagcagcaacaacaacagcagcaactgcaaatgcaacagcacTCCAACTCTAGTTCCAgcaactccagctccagcaatGGGCAAGGCAATGCAGCTGCCAATACTACCACTGTCACCACCACGCGTCCGCCGCCCACACACTCAGTGCCAACATCTCCGCTCATTATGCCCTGCCCGCCGACGCCCGCCCATTCCCCTGCAGCCACACAAGGCACCGTCACCTCGCCACCCCAGTCTATGGCCGCTGTGAGCGCCGCCATGGCCATACTAACACCAGCTGCTAAGCCAGCGCGCTTCAGCTTCGATGATGCGCACATTAAGCAGCAGCGGGAGCAACAGACCATAGCTGCTCACAAGATAACGCGTCAGACTATACGTGAGATGCCGCCAATACCCAAGTTCCGcaagcagcagtcgctgcagctggcgcgcCAAAACTTTCCCATTGTGCGACGAGCCTCCGGCTCTGGtgtagccagcagcagcgccttgaATGCCAAGCTCTTGTCGCTGGAGCTGTTCAATCCAGCCACCGATGATCTGGACAGCGATTCCAGCGAGCCCTCCTCGCCAGACTCCATCGACAGTGTTATAAGCGCGCCACGTTCCGCGCAGCTGCTGTCGGCGCCCAGCACGAGCACTGCCAAGTCCAGTGATGAGTCGGAGAGCGCGCTGGCGCAGACCATTAGCATTAACAAGGAGCAGTATCACAAGGGTGAGCTGCAGATTAACAATGCCACGCCCAATACCAACGACATTATACTGAATGCGGACAGTGCACCGCTGCTGCCGGAGAAGCGCGAGTCTGGGCAGGCACAGCAGCCGCAGGATTGCGCCGAGTTTGCGGAGCAGCTAACAGCGCAACTGCAGCGCGAACTGGATGATAAAAGCAATCGCGCCGATTGTCGCAGTCTGGATGGCATTGGAGACATTGGCGAATATCTAAATGCTGGTGCTAAGAAGCGCTCCAATGGCGATTTAACTTCGCTGCGTGACGAACTGCGTGAGCGTCGACTTATGCTGGCCAACTTGTCCACACAGCCAAGCCTGCAGCACTCGCCCATGTCGTCGTCCACCTCGTCGCTGTCCTCACAGACGCGCAGCTTTACTATACACGAGGAACAGGAGGGAGAGGATGAAGAAAACGAGCGCAGCTATTCGTTGGGCATCTATGAGCACTGCAAGATCTCAAAGTTCAACTACAAACGCAATTGCCACTACAATCTCAATCCCGAGACCGCATATCTGCTGCAGGATGATGGCGATAGTGATGTACGCGATGATGAGGATC CTATACCTGAGGAGGATGAGGATGCTGAGGCACTGGAAGCACTTAGTGGCGATCAACTGGGTGAGGGCATGGTCTGCCTGCGTGGCAGAGCTCCGCCCACAGCAAATTCATCAGGCAACGACTATGGTCAACGTCGTCGAAACTTGGGCGCTATTAAGTCCGTCACATCAAGTGCGTCAAGCTCTACGGAAACAGCACCTGGCACGCCGCAgcagtcacagcagcaacagtcactACAACAAGTGAATTCAACTGATTCCGTGGAGCATTCGAATAGCTCCACTGCATCGCTGGACAGTCCCTCGCAAGGTGGCGCCACTACACACCATCGCTACTACCATGTATTCCGTGAGGGTGAATTAGATGCATTGATCAATCATCATGTGGCCAGTCTGCATATTGTTAGCTCTTACTATGAGCGCGCCAGCTGGTGTGTAGTGGCCGAGAAGGTGCAAGTATGGACTATCTAA
- the LOC108604768 gene encoding protein bride of sevenless: protein MKHFILGNRTPTQLALICLLMACLWPAYYAASESIPTKKSTTLRITKPQPSGSTLPAATTTVTAATSTGEQQLAALISSTTELSTSSSDDSSSSSSITAATASLVPDICITGLQLSVTNADGETVLRRQEEIVQEIEGEVMLSVLTSDPASALFVINRVNQANLPSADFKVGIRAINVDNASLAENLLIQEVQYLQQCTQYALGIFLDHDLYLRLDSIIKDLEYNVWPIAPTRGQLFPKVAHLLHQMPWGEKIASVEIVSETLDIYNEFMDAARQEHMCLMHFKSDDNVYIIFGNKMANHFKENGTVFAVPTERTERAFLEELPNKSFVLMENEIELRTVDLDTLPTTLDEQLIGKSVLPSRILSFAAPIVDLMGWLRGSLAKHCNHTEELFVLNTCFNFLNFIEDWRTSEYRHAHEIGELLALLRMRKLSNVMTFQMFQKKLETLDVITGEARMELREIASQNFVTNVTTYYHYNRDNHTSLELKTKFGLVFNCQYTAGDNRRHPFLFDGESVMFWRIKMDTWVAAGLTAAILGLIATLAVLVFIVVRISLGDVFEGNPVTSILLLLSLVLVFCSFVPFSMEYVGEQRNSHVTFDDVNTLNTLCAVRVFIMTLVYCFVFSLLLCRALMLASIGSEGGFLSHVNGYIQAVICAFSVCVQLGMSIQLLVVMHMASESISCENIYYGRWLWGLMAYDFLLLCCLVALVPFIYRSQRNYREGILIVIGAVLILIIWTVWIVLSLFGDEWRDAAIPLGLQASGWAVLVGILIPRTFLIVRGIERSDIAQALPSLTSLAFAQNNQYSSEQSVYECVNPAMRHSQEEMNNHQSPSEIPTLPLRGGGPRRQQFFANLRQANANINPQRPPPRPQQSPSRSSICSLPPSPESSKITRF, encoded by the exons ATGAAGCACTTCATTCTTGGAAATAGGACGCCTACACAATTGG CGTTAATATGCTTGCTTATGGCCTGCTTGTGGCCAGCTTATTATGCCGCAAGCGAGTCCATACCCACTAAAAAGTCCACTACGTTGCGCATAACAAAACCACAGCCCAGCGGCAGCACGTTACCtgcagccacaacaactgtgacagcagcaaccagcactggtgagcagcagctggcagcgctaATTTCCTCCACAACCGAGCTgtcaaccagcagcagcgatgacagcagcagcagcagcagcattacaGCTGCTACAGCCAGCCTAGTGCCGGATATTTGCATCACAGGACTGCAGCTAAGTGTTACCAATGCAGATGGTGAAACGGTGCTGCGCAGACAGGAGGAAATTGTGCAGGAAATCGAGGGTGAGGTAATGCTCAGCGTGCTGACCAGTGATCCAGCCTCGGCGCTATTTGTTATCAATCGTGTCAATCAGGCTAATCTACCATCCGCTGACTTTAAAGTTG GCATACGTGCTATAAATGTGGACAACGCTAGTCTGGCGGAGAATCTGTTAATACAGGAGGTGCAATACTTGCAGCAGTGCACGCAGTACGCCTTGGGCATATTTCTAGATCACGATTTGTACCTGCGACTCGACTCGATTATCAAAGATCTGGAGTACAATGTATGGCCCATAGCACCAACGCGTGGTCAGCTGTTTCCCAAGGTGGCACACTTGCTGCATCAAATGCCCTGGGGTGAGAAGATTGCGTCGGTGGAAATCGTCAGCGAGACGCTGGATATATACAATGAGTTTATGGATGCAGCGCGTCAGGAGCACATGTGCCTAATGCACTTTAAGAGCGACGACAATGTGTACATCATCtttggcaacaaaatggcCAATCACTTCAAGGAGAACGGCACGGTGTTTGCCGTGCCCACAGAGCGCACCGAGCGCGCGTTCCTAGAAG AGCTGCCAAACAAATCGTTTGTATTAATGGAAAATGAAATTGAGCTGCGCACTGTAGATTTGGATACGCTGCCAACAACGCTAGATGAACAGCTCATAGGCAAGAGTGTGCTGCCCTCGCGTATTCTCTCCTTTGCTGCACCCATTGTGGATCTGATGGGCTGGCTGCGCGGCTCGCTGGCCAAGCACTGTAATCACACTGAGGAGCTATTTGTGCTGAACACTTGCTTTAACTTTCTGAACTTCATAGAGGATTGGCGCACCTCCGAGTACCGTCATGCCCATGAAATTGGCgagctgttggcgctgctgcgcaTGCGTAAGCTGTCCAACGTGATGACGTTTCAAATGTTTCAAAAGAAGCTGGAAACGTTGGATGTCATTACAGGCGAGGCGCGCATGGAGCTGCGTGAGATTGCCTCGCAGAACTTTGTCACCAATGTCACCACCTACTATCACTACAATCGCGACAATCATACCAGCCTGGAGCTGAAGACCAAGTTTGGGCTGGTGTTCAACTGTCAGTATACGGCTGGCGATAATCGCCGGCATCCGTTTTTGTTTGATGGCGAATCGGTTATGTTCTGGCGCATCAAAATGGACACTTGGGTGGCAGCTGGGCTGACAGCAGCTATACTTGGACTGATTGCTACACTAGCAGTGTTGGTGTTTATTGTCGTGCGCATCTCGTTGGGCGATGTGTTTGAGGGCAACCCGGTGACGTccatactgctgctgctctcgctcgtGCTCGTCTTTTGCTCCTTTGTGCCTTTCTCCATGGAATATGTGGGCGAGCAGCGCAACTCCCATGTAACCTTTGACGATGTCAACACGTTGAACACGCTCTGCGCTGTGCGCGTGTTTATTATGACTTTGGTTTATTGCTTTGTCttctcgctgctgctctgccgcGCTTTGATGCTGGCCTCCATTGGCTCTGAGGGCGGCTTCCTATCCCACGTCAATGGCTATATTCAGGCTGTTATATGCGCGTTTAGCGTCTGCGTTCAACTGGGCATGTCCATTCAACTGCTGGTCGTCATGCACATGGCCTCCGAGAGCATTTCCTGTGAGAACATCTATTATGGCCGCTGGCTGTGGGGCTTGATGGCCTATGActttctgctgctgtgctgcttggTCGCTCTGGTGCCTTTTATATATCGATCTCAGCGAAATTATCGCGAGGGCATTTTGATAGTGATTGGCGCTGTGCTGATTTTGATTATCTGGACTGTTTGGATTGTACTGTCGCTATTCGGCGATGAATGGCGGGATGCAGCAATACCGCTGGGACTGCAGGCCAGCGGCTGGGCAGTGCTGGTGGGCATACTCATACCACGCACGTTTCTCATAGTGCGCGGCATTGAGCGCTCGGACATTGCTCAAGCGTTGCCCTCGCTCACTTCTCTGGCTTTTGCCCAAAACAATCAGTACTCCTCCGAACAG AGCGTTTATGAATGCGTTAATCCCGCCATGCGTCACTCGCAGGAGGAGATGAACAATCATCAGTCGCCAAGTGAAATACCTACGTTGCCATTGCGCGGCGGCGGTCCACGTCGCCAGCAGTTCTTTGCCAATCTGCGTCAGGCGAATGCCAACATAAATCCTCAACGTCCACCGCCACGTCCCCAGCAGAGTCCTTCACGCTCCTCGATCTGCTCCCTACCACCATCACccgaaagcagcaaaattacGCGATTCTAA